One Mycobacterium paraseoulense genomic window, CCAAGACGCCCGCGGACGTCGCCACTTCGGCTTGAGGGGTGCCACTCACGCGACCACTGTGCGGCCTGGCGATATTGGACGCCAGTCCCAAACGCGGGGTTTGTGGATAGAGACGCGAGTGTGCACAAAGACTCGGCCGACGCATCGGCCGGCGCGCACGAGACGGAACGTCCGCAACTACTCGGACGGCCCCGCTGCGCGGTCCGGATGACCGGAACTGACCCCAGATAAGGGACGACCCCCGCCAGGGGGGGAGGAGGCGAGGGTCGTCGTGCATCAGCCCCGGGGGGTCGGGCTGATACACCCTCGGCTCAGGCCGAGTAATGCTTACTATACACATGCCCAGCCGCGGTAACGCAATAGCTCTTTCTATGAAAGAACACGTTGAGCCGCAAGAACACTGCCGATACCGCAGGTCCCACTTTGCTGAGCGGCCGTTTCGGGTCCAAGGTCCCAGCGCCGGCGGACGACCGACCTATGCTGGGCCCGTGACCGTCTTCGACCCGGCCGACGCGCAGCACCCGACTCCCCGGGCCCGCACCGCCGCCTTCTTCGACCTGGACAAGACGATCATCGCCAAGTCCAGCACGCTGGCGTTCAGCAAACCGTTCTTCAACCAGGGACTGCTGAACCGCCGCGCCGTGCTCAAGTCGAGCTACGCCCAGTTCATCTATCTGCTCTCCGGCGCCGATCATGACCAGATGGACCGGATGCGCATCCACATGACGAACATGGTCGCCGGCTGGGACGTGGAACAGGTCAAGTCGATCGTCAACGAGACGTTGCACGAGATCGTGACCCCGCTGGTGTTCGCCGAAGCCGCGGACCTGATCGCCGCCCACAAGTTGTGCGGCCGCGACGTGGTCGTGGTCTCCGCCTCGGGCGAGGAAATCGTGGCGCCCATCGCCCGGGCGCTCGGCGCCACGCATGCGATGGCGACCCGCATGGTCGTCGAGAACGGCCGGTACACCGGCGAGATCGCGTTCTACTGCTACGGCGAGGGCAAGGTGCAGGCGATCCGCGAGCTGGCCGCGCGCGAGGGCTACCCGCTGGAGCACTGCTACGCGTACTCCGACTCGATCACCGATTTGCCGATGCTCGAATCCGTCGGCCATCCCAGCGTGGTGAACCCCGACCGCGGACTGCGCCGGGAAGCCCTCGAGCGCGGTTGGCCGGTGCTGTCCTTCTCTCGGCCGGTGTCGCTGCGCGACCGTATCCCCGCGCCGTCGGGTGCGGCGATCGCGACGACCGCCGCGGTGGGCGTCAGTGCGCTGGCCGCCGGCGCGGTCACCTATTCGCTGTTGCGCCGCTTCGCGTTCTAGCCCGCCGGCCGCCGGCCC contains:
- a CDS encoding HAD-IB family hydrolase; the encoded protein is MTVFDPADAQHPTPRARTAAFFDLDKTIIAKSSTLAFSKPFFNQGLLNRRAVLKSSYAQFIYLLSGADHDQMDRMRIHMTNMVAGWDVEQVKSIVNETLHEIVTPLVFAEAADLIAAHKLCGRDVVVVSASGEEIVAPIARALGATHAMATRMVVENGRYTGEIAFYCYGEGKVQAIRELAAREGYPLEHCYAYSDSITDLPMLESVGHPSVVNPDRGLRREALERGWPVLSFSRPVSLRDRIPAPSGAAIATTAAVGVSALAAGAVTYSLLRRFAF